In one window of Desulfovibrio inopinatus DSM 10711 DNA:
- a CDS encoding GAK system XXXCH domain-containing protein — translation MNFTALKQNLQEAYDAIVAKINDNQLPEVAEVNTFVRLTTQMHMTADEGWVDQAEDFAHLATEFLQAVKKGQLEDAVMLIESLNEAQTYCHRTFKD, via the coding sequence ATGAATTTCACGGCCCTGAAACAAAATTTGCAAGAGGCATACGACGCCATCGTCGCAAAAATTAACGACAACCAATTGCCGGAAGTTGCAGAGGTAAACACTTTCGTTCGCCTAACAACACAGATGCACATGACGGCAGACGAAGGCTGGGTTGACCAGGCCGAAGATTTCGCCCACCTTGCCACGGAATTTCTTCAAGCTGTTAAGAAAGGGCAACTTGAAGATGCTGTCATGCTGATCGAATCATTGAATGAAGCACAAACATACTGCCATCGCACATTCAAAGATTAA
- a CDS encoding slipin family protein yields MMTFAPLFIVILILLFVSLKVLNEYERAVVFRLGRIIEAKGPGLIFLIPIIDRMTRVSLRVVTMDVPNQDVITKDNVSIKVNAVVYFRVIDPSKAILTVEDYMYATSQLAQTTLRSVCGGVELDEILSHREEVNEQIQTILDLHTDPWGVKVSNVEVKYIDLPQDMQRAMARQAEAERERRAKVIGAEGEYQAAAKLADAAEIISRHPEALQLRYLQTMKEMAAETSSSTILPIPLDLFRGVLNGVKETTGK; encoded by the coding sequence ATGATGACATTTGCTCCACTGTTTATTGTTATTCTTATTCTGCTTTTTGTTTCTCTCAAAGTCCTCAACGAATACGAGCGCGCCGTTGTTTTCAGATTGGGGCGTATTATCGAAGCCAAGGGACCGGGCCTGATTTTTTTAATCCCCATCATTGATCGTATGACCCGGGTATCGTTACGCGTTGTGACCATGGATGTGCCAAATCAAGATGTCATTACCAAAGACAACGTCAGCATCAAAGTCAATGCTGTAGTCTACTTTCGAGTCATCGATCCAAGCAAAGCTATTCTGACGGTGGAAGATTACATGTATGCCACCTCACAACTCGCCCAAACAACCTTACGTAGTGTTTGCGGTGGCGTTGAACTTGATGAAATTTTATCCCACCGCGAAGAAGTCAACGAGCAAATCCAGACGATTCTCGATCTCCACACGGACCCTTGGGGAGTAAAAGTCAGTAATGTTGAGGTCAAATACATTGACTTACCACAAGATATGCAACGCGCCATGGCCAGACAAGCCGAGGCGGAACGTGAGCGGAGAGCGAAAGTGATCGGTGCGGAAGGGGAGTACCAAGCGGCTGCCAAACTGGCAGATGCTGCTGAAATCATCAGCCGCCATCCTGAAGCATTGCAATTGCGATATCTACAAACCATGAAAGAAATGGCTGCGGAAACATCATCTTCGACCATTCTTCCCATCCCACTTGACCTTTTTCGGGGAGTGCTCAATGGCGTGAAGGAAACAACCGGTAAATAA
- a CDS encoding ParA family protein — MTRIIIVANQKGGVGKTTTAVNLGAALAVMEKRTLIIDCDPQANASSGLGIYGDVIRETLYNVMYDANRAHLAIHETELPYLHVLPSSPDLVAADIELVDKPGREYFLRSITETVAKEYDFVLLDCPPSLGLVTLNALCAGTELLVPLQCEYYALEGIAQLLRTFEAVKENFNPRLDLLGVVLTMYDGRNKLNRHVKREVWKCFPRHHFMTLIPRNIRLSEAPSFGRPAITHDIKSKGSEAYLSLAKEVVSREPKVVDGFMACA, encoded by the coding sequence ATGACCAGAATCATCATTGTCGCCAACCAAAAAGGCGGCGTCGGAAAAACAACCACGGCGGTCAATCTTGGAGCTGCCTTGGCTGTCATGGAAAAGCGTACCCTTATTATAGACTGTGACCCTCAAGCGAATGCGTCCAGTGGTTTAGGTATTTATGGCGATGTCATCAGGGAAACCTTGTATAATGTAATGTATGACGCGAATCGTGCCCATCTGGCAATTCACGAAACGGAATTACCCTATTTACATGTATTACCATCAAGTCCAGATCTTGTCGCGGCTGATATTGAATTGGTAGATAAACCGGGAAGAGAGTACTTCTTACGCAGTATAACTGAGACAGTGGCAAAAGAGTATGATTTCGTCTTGCTCGATTGTCCTCCTTCTCTTGGATTAGTTACATTGAATGCACTTTGTGCAGGTACTGAACTTCTTGTTCCTCTTCAATGTGAATACTATGCCTTGGAAGGAATCGCTCAACTTCTCCGTACATTTGAAGCAGTCAAAGAAAATTTCAACCCTCGACTTGATCTACTTGGTGTTGTTTTGACCATGTATGATGGACGAAATAAACTCAATCGTCATGTAAAACGAGAAGTGTGGAAATGCTTTCCTCGCCACCATTTCATGACATTGATTCCACGAAACATTAGACTCTCCGAGGCTCCTAGCTTTGGACGGCCTGCTATTACTCACGATATCAAATCCAAAGGGTCTGAAGCCTATTTGTCTCTTGCCAAAGAAGTGGTTTCGCGCGAGCCCAAAGTTGTTGATGGTTTTATGGCGTGCGCCTGA
- a CDS encoding NfeD family protein produces the protein MPCEHTTPDRFSFRISIRVMSFFIILSTLLLSVSARAAPAEAPHDIATSEKPRTTVDTFHVLECAIDAAITPAQVDLLEKVFLLAKERHADMILLRLDTPGGLASSMRDMVKQILNASVPVAVWVGPAGAQAASAGVFLVAAADIAAMSPQTTLGSASPVTSSGEDISETMAKKIQNDFTSLLRGMAKHRGRNVEWYVSSVTKSENVTASEAVMERIVDLLAISETDLMNQLGRRGVPINNTMVTFDENAWTIEHVDPGFRYRVLSWLLDPQIAYFLLLGGMAGLFFELATPGAVLPGVIGGLCLVLGLYSMSILPTSAAGLLLIVFAVVLFILELFITSFGLLSLAGLIGLFLGSLLLFRTGEGMSTIPLSTIIVTVSGMAIILLSIATLAARAFRRKPQLGTEGLIGARAEIRKIDGDSGKVFVAGELWKAHFLKTSDLTNGSYVRVVRVNGLVLDVEPATDTNSITLQHAEHP, from the coding sequence ATGCCATGTGAGCATACGACACCAGATAGGTTTTCGTTCCGCATCTCCATACGGGTGATGTCCTTTTTCATTATCCTCTCCACACTTTTGCTTTCTGTCTCGGCCAGAGCGGCACCGGCTGAAGCTCCTCATGACATCGCAACATCTGAAAAACCTCGAACAACAGTAGACACATTTCACGTGCTTGAATGTGCGATCGATGCAGCAATTACTCCGGCGCAGGTCGATCTGTTGGAGAAGGTTTTTCTTTTAGCCAAAGAGCGCCACGCCGACATGATTCTTCTCCGCCTCGACACTCCTGGTGGATTGGCATCATCCATGCGGGATATGGTCAAACAAATCCTGAATGCCTCAGTCCCCGTTGCTGTTTGGGTCGGTCCCGCCGGTGCACAAGCTGCTTCGGCCGGTGTGTTTCTCGTTGCAGCGGCCGACATTGCAGCCATGAGCCCGCAAACGACTTTAGGATCTGCATCGCCGGTGACATCTTCCGGAGAAGATATCAGCGAAACCATGGCAAAAAAAATTCAGAATGATTTTACAAGCCTGCTTCGTGGTATGGCCAAGCATCGCGGACGTAATGTTGAGTGGTATGTTTCATCCGTCACCAAAAGCGAAAATGTTACAGCCTCGGAAGCCGTTATGGAACGTATTGTCGATCTCTTGGCGATATCGGAAACGGATTTAATGAATCAACTTGGACGCCGAGGAGTACCTATCAACAATACCATGGTCACTTTCGATGAGAACGCCTGGACCATCGAACACGTTGATCCAGGATTTCGTTACCGTGTGTTGTCGTGGTTGCTCGACCCACAAATAGCCTATTTTCTTTTACTTGGCGGCATGGCTGGATTATTTTTTGAATTGGCTACGCCTGGTGCGGTTCTTCCCGGTGTAATCGGAGGTTTGTGTCTTGTGCTTGGTCTGTATTCCATGTCCATCTTGCCAACTTCGGCCGCGGGACTCCTGCTTATTGTCTTTGCAGTTGTGCTTTTCATTCTGGAGCTCTTCATAACAAGTTTCGGCCTCCTGAGCTTGGCAGGACTCATCGGATTATTTCTCGGCTCTTTACTCCTCTTCCGAACAGGGGAGGGGATGTCAACGATTCCTTTATCAACCATCATTGTTACAGTCAGCGGCATGGCCATTATACTTCTTTCCATAGCCACTCTCGCTGCTCGAGCGTTCAGGCGAAAACCACAACTCGGGACAGAAGGCCTCATTGGGGCTCGGGCTGAAATTCGAAAAATTGACGGAGATTCAGGGAAAGTCTTTGTTGCCGGAGAATTGTGGAAAGCGCACTTCCTTAAGACGTCGGATCTCACCAACGGAAGTTATGTCCGTGTCGTTCGCGTCAACGGGCTTGTACTTGATGTCGAACCGGCGACCGATACAAACTCAATCACGTTGCAGCACGCCGAACACCCTTAA
- a CDS encoding NAD-dependent epimerase, whose translation MSILVTGAAGFIGYHVSSRLLADGQDVVGLDNFNDYYDPSLKKARAERLRSHSGFRLVEADMTSMEAVSNLFDMHGVDNVIHLAAQPGVRYSLENPQAYIDANIIGFFNILENAKRCAVKHFTYASSSSVYGLNTSMPFSVHDNVDHPISLYAATKKSNELIAHTYSHLYRLPCTGLRFFTVYGPWGRPDMALFLFTRAILENKPITVFNNGKMRRDFTYIDDIVEGIIRVLAQPAQPNPNWDASHPDPSTSPAPYRLYNIGNHNTVELGHFIEVIESCLGMKAQKNYLPIQPGDVEATYANVDALIENVGFSPSTPLEKGIQAFVDWYRDYYGV comes from the coding sequence ATGAGTATTCTCGTTACCGGAGCGGCCGGCTTTATTGGATATCATGTTTCATCCAGGCTTCTTGCTGATGGACAAGACGTTGTAGGGCTCGATAACTTCAACGACTATTACGACCCAAGTTTAAAAAAAGCGAGGGCAGAGCGACTGCGCTCACATAGCGGTTTTCGTCTTGTAGAAGCCGACATGACCTCTATGGAAGCCGTATCAAATCTTTTCGACATGCATGGCGTCGACAACGTGATACACTTGGCTGCACAGCCTGGTGTCCGATACAGTCTTGAAAATCCACAAGCCTACATTGATGCGAACATAATCGGTTTTTTCAATATTTTGGAAAATGCAAAACGATGTGCAGTGAAGCACTTCACATATGCTTCATCAAGTTCGGTATACGGTTTGAACACCTCCATGCCATTTAGCGTGCATGACAATGTGGATCACCCTATTAGTCTTTACGCAGCAACCAAAAAGTCAAATGAGTTGATTGCCCATACATACAGCCATCTGTACAGACTCCCGTGTACCGGTTTACGTTTTTTTACCGTGTATGGCCCGTGGGGGAGACCAGATATGGCGTTGTTTCTTTTTACCCGCGCTATTTTGGAAAACAAACCCATCACTGTATTCAATAACGGCAAAATGCGTCGTGACTTCACATATATTGATGACATTGTTGAAGGCATCATTCGTGTTCTTGCTCAACCGGCGCAACCGAACCCGAATTGGGACGCCAGTCATCCCGATCCAAGTACAAGTCCTGCACCTTACCGGCTGTATAATATTGGAAATCACAACACAGTTGAACTCGGACATTTTATCGAAGTCATTGAATCATGCCTCGGCATGAAGGCTCAAAAAAATTATTTGCCAATACAACCGGGGGATGTGGAAGCCACCTATGCAAATGTGGATGCCCTCATTGAGAATGTCGGTTTTTCTCCGTCCACTCCTTTGGAAAAAGGCATTCAAGCATTTGTTGATTGGTACAGAGATTACTACGGTGTGTAA